The segment AGTATCCTTCCTCCTGTCCCATGGCCTCGGTAATCCGATCCAACTGCTGCATCGCAACAGGCCGGTGCCCGCGAAGGATATTGCTGAGTGTCCCGGAATGAAGCTGAGAACGCTTGGCGAATTCAGTAATAGTCAATTCCTCCTGCCGCAAATACTCCTCCAGTTCCGATAATATCGTAGTCGTTGCCTGCAAGTCCTAACCACCCTTCCTCTTCATTTTGTGATTTATAGAATAAAATTCCTTTTATGTTATACAAAATATACCAGTGGTCGATTCGATTTTCAAGTACTATTTATGTATTTTTCCTAAACTTTAAATTTTTGGCATTAGGGTTGCCATTATTGATACAATGGCCATCCCCCACACTTTCATGAATAGAGTAATGCATAGTTTCGGACGCAAAAAAAAGACCTTGAGGATTCACTCAAGGCCTAAGAAAATGCTCACATCGAATAACCCAATATAATATCCCCGTTATCTTCAAACTCCCCCGTCTCGGTGAATCCCACATCCTTATAGAGCTTATTGGCCGTTAGATTATGCGGAATATGCGATACCCTAATCTGTTTGCAGTCCTCGCGGCTACTCAGCATCTTAATGACTTCTTTAATAGCCGATTTCCCATAACCTTGTCCCTGATATCTCCCGTCAATCATAAATCGCAGAATCCAATAGTAGCCGTCTGTATATCTTTCATTATCAAAAAGGATAAATCCGACCATCCTTCCTTCAGCAAAAATACCGTAGGGTATCGATGTGGGCTCATTTACCGCATGCACAAGGGAATCTGCATTACTTGCCACCAAGTCCAACTGCTCCGTGCTCACGCTCAATTGAGTACATTCGTGTTCCAGCTCGGGGGTAATCTTATGTAATTCAACAATAGTCAAAGTGTTCACAACCTTCATTATGAATTGATCTTCAGTCAAGCTGAATGGTATAGATGATCTCCCCATCCTGGTTCAAGCGCTGCTCGCTGGTGAATCCTAATCCTTCATACAGCTTCTGTGCTACTGAATTCTCTTGTTCCACCGTTAAGGATATTAGGCTGCACTTCGGATGAACTTCTTTAATGAACTTAATGATTTCTATCATTGCTTGTTTCCCGTAGCCTTTTCGTTGGTGCCTGTGGTCAATCTGAAACCCGCCAATCCAGTAATTATCTGAGCTTCCGGGAGTAAATGAAAGATAGAAGAATCCGATAATTTCGCCATCAATGGACAGAATATACGGATCTAACGCTTCATCCCACGGCTTGATATAGGCATATGCTAGCGACTCCATCACTGAAGGAACGAAGTGCCTATGCTCTTTACAGACAGATATCTCTAGAGCTTCTTCCCAATTCTGGGCGTTGACAGGTTGGATAACGATTGGTTTCATGTTTTCTCCTTATAATCCAGAAAGTTAGAATAACCCTTATCTTACCACAATTTAGAAGTTGTAAGCGAACATGGAGCGGGTTATCTCTGAGTTGGCCGTAATTCCGTCTCTGCCCCTGTATCCCTCACTCCTCCAACCCCCGCACCCTCCCCCCCGCCTCCCCATACTCCTGAATAATCAGGCTGCCGCCGCTGGTCTTCCATTTCTCAACCTCTCCGGCGAAGCCGGCGGCGTCGATATTACCGAGAATATAATTGTAGGTGGCATCCACGATGATGGCAGACAGCTCGGCGTTCTTCTCGTCATAGGTCGGAGAGGTGAGTGACACGGTGGGGTCATCGACGAGAAACTGCTCGTTATCCCGGCTGAGCTGGTCGGCCAGGGCGGTGAGCTGCTCCTTTTGTGCAACCTCCTTGATATGGGTATTGCCTACATCAGCGATCATCAGGGAATTGAGCGGATTGACCTCATACACCCGCAGCTGGGACGTTTCTTCCGGAAGAATCACTTTGCCGTATACATCCAGCTTATAGTGGCGGCCCTCGAAGCCGTAAGCCATCAGGTTGGCTACATCCTCATCCATCGTGCGGTCGAAGAATCCAAGCACCTGCTTCAGCTCCTGCTCGGTAGCAATGGCTTTACGTGAAAAGAGGTACAAGCCGTTGTACTTGGGTATGGACCATACCTTATATCCGTCCGGCCCTTTAATCCGGTTAATCAGCGTCAGCTCTGCCTTGGGGTTGATCGCCTTGGCCTCAATAGAGAGCCGCTGCACATCCGTCATGCTCCCGATGAAGATCCCGGCCGTTCCCCGGATGAATTTGTCCCGCTGCACTTCCTTGCTGGTCAGGGCGAAATCCTGGTTAATGATCCCCTCCTTGTATAATTTGCGCATGAAGTTCATCGTGTCCATATATTCAGGGGTGGCGAATTCCGGGATGAACTGTCCATCTTCGATTTTCCAGTTATTCGGCGTGCCGAAATAGGAGCTTAACGTCTTGAATACCCCGTACACCAGATCGTTGCGGTCCACCAGTCCAAGGGTGTCTGCCTTGCCGTTGCCGTCCGGGTCATTGATGGTGAATTGCTTCATCACCTCATACAGCTCCTCCAGCGTTCCGGGGGGACTGAGGTGCAGCTTATCCAGCCAGTCCTTGCGGATAATAATGCCCTGCCGGGAAGCCGGTCTTTCGGTATACAGGCCATAGATTCCCCCGTCCACCGAGGTCTGCTTAAGAATCGCCGCATTCAACTGACTGAGATTCGGAAATTCTGCCAGATAGGGACCAATCTCCCAAAAAGCGCCCGAGCGGATCATATTCTTGACCGGATTATAATCGGTGAATTTCACGAACGTTACTTTGCCGAGGGAGCCGGTGGTCAGTGCGGTATTCATTTTGTCCGTGTAGACGCCCTCCGGCACCCAGGTAATATCAAGCTGAGTCCCGGTCAGTCTCTCAATCTCGGCGATCAGCTCCGCTGAAGGCGTCTGCGGAAAATGCAGCGGTGCCAGAATCGAGATCGGTGCCGGTACACCCGCTGAATCGGAACGCCCAGACTTATCCCCGCTGCAAGCGCTTAACATAATGAACGATAAGAATAGGATGAAGCACCCTGCAAGAGCTTTCTTCCTGCCCGTTAACCGGTTGAACATTCCATAACCCCCTGAAGCGTAATATTTATCTGCCTTAGAAGCCTATCTATTGAATAATGTAGCTTATGTATGAATGATTAGAGAAAATGATTATTGCGGCACCAGATGATTATTGTTATTATCCTTCGTGATGCATACACTTAAGACAGTGATTTCCTATTTCATGCAAAGGTGCTGAACGCTGTTGAAACATCTTAGCTTTCTCAGTAAATTAACTATGTTCGCGTTCGCCATCAGCATCCTGCCGGTGCTGTTTATTGGTTCGTTCTCCTATTTCACATCCTCCAGTGAAATTCAAAAAAATGTTAACGAAAGCAAAAAGGAGCTCATTTTACAAATTACCTCAAATGTAGAGCATAAGCTGAATACTGTCAACCAGACCTTGAACCAGGTCGTGAACTCTTCGGTGCTGAAGAAGGCGCTGAACAACCCGCTTAGTGAAAACGATTTCATTTTATATAACGACATCCGCAATGAGATCCGCAATATGCAGTCCTTCGATACGAAGCTGGAGGATGTCATCCTGCTCAATCAGCGCCAGAACTGGATGATCAAGAATTCCGGGCTCTACCGGCTGAATGAATACCGCAATTACGAGCAGCTGACGAATCTGCTGAATGTGGAAGGCAGCTCTTCTTGGGTGCTGAACCCCTCCTCCCTGTTCTACAGTGAAGAGAGCATTAACGTGACCGGCTGCAATTACAGCATCAGCCTGATTAAGAAGCTGCCGGTGACCAAGCTGCAGAAATACGGACTGGCTCTGGCCAATATTCCGGCCTGCAGTCTTCAGGACTTCATTAATCCCGATATGCAGCCGCTGGACAGTATTATGGTGCTGGACAAGAGCGGACGGATTCTGCTGCATTCAGACCGCAAGCTGATCGGAGAGCCTGCCGCAGCGGCCGGGTTCACGGGATTCGAGCAGATCGCCGCTGCCACTGAGCCATCGGGACAATTCAAGACCAAGCTTAATGAAGCCGATTACTCGATCACCTATATGCGTTCCCAGTTGAACGGCTGGATCTATCTGTCGGCCACCTCCATCAAGAGTCTGACCCGCGAATCCGGCAAAATCGGCACTTACACGGTATTTGTCTGCACGTTCATGCTGCTCTTGTCTGTGCTGCTTGCCTGGCTAGGCTCCCGGCGCATGTACACCCCCATCGAACGGCTGCTGACCCAGATTGGACTGCGCCGTCCCGGTCTGCGGGCAGGGCGTACGGATGAATTCCAGCTCATCGGTGAGCAGGTCCATTCCCTGTTCCAATCCAAGTCACAGCTGGAGAAGGAGGTCAGCCAGCATCTCGGACAGGTGCGGACCTTCTTTCTGATTCAGGCGTTCGGAGGCAATCTGAGAAGACGCGAGCTGATGGAGGAGCTGGAGCAATACGGGTACGGCAAGCAAGTCGAGGAATGGAAGACGATGGCTGTCATTACGCTGAGCATCGACTTCTCCGAGGAGAACAGCTATGAGAAAAAGGATCTCAATCTGCTGTTATTCGCAGCGCATAATATGACTCAGGAGCTGGTCTCTGCGCAGCACAGGCTAACCCCTGTGATGATGGGTCATGCCCTGGCGGTCTTAATCGGCAGCCCCGATGAGGACACGGAAGCTTTTCACCGGATGCTCTATGCGCTTACGGAGAAGCTCCAGCAGGAGATTAACGGGGTCCTGAAGCTGCAGGTCAGCATTGGGCTGAGCCTGCCGTTTCATTCGTTTGACAAAATGTCCATTGCCTACCGGGAAAGCCTGGAGGCCCTGAAGCACCGGATTACCCTGGGCAAAGGCATCATTATCCAGTACGAGAATATCAATTCAGGCAAGCATTATCTCAATTTGAACTACCCGACCCACACGGAAAATGACCTGATGGATGCCATCAAGCTGGCTGACAGCGATAAGGCGAAGGAGCTGCTGCATAAGCTGTTCAAGTGTATTTTTGCGCTGGGACTGTCGCCGCAGGAATATCAGATTCCGCTGACCCGGCTGCTGAACAATACGCTCATTATGATGCAGGAATCAGGAATTACGCTGAACCAGATCTACCACGCGGGCGGTTCCCTGTTCGAGGAGCTGACCGATCTGCATATCGTGGCCGAGATTGAAGACTGGTTCTGGACCATCGTCATCCAGCCGGTCATCGTCATCTTCCATAGCAGGCAGAACGCCCAGTATCATAATATCTCCGAGAAGCTGATCGACATCGTCCAGCATGAGTATGACCAGGATCTGACGCTGGAGGAGTGTGCTTCCCGGCTGCATTATAACGCCAACTACATCAGCAGTGTGTTCCGCAAGGAAACGCAGTATTATTTCAGTGATTACCTGACTATGTACCGGTTCAAAATGGCCAAGAAGTGGCTGGAGGAGACCGATATGCCCGTGAAGGATATCGCCTCCCGCCTGAGATACAACAATTCACAGAATTTCATACGTTCCTTCCGCAAGCAGGAGGGGATGACCCCCGGCCAGTACCGTGACAGCTTCCACACGAAGCTTAGAGCGGTCCCGGACGATGAGTAGGCGCAGGCCCTTCAGACGGGGTCTTGGACCTCTTCAGCTTTCTTTTTCTGATAAACCATGTAAGAAGTACAGCCAGAATAAGCAAGATTCCGCCCGCAGTAATCGCAATATTCCTGATATCCGGTACATAGACCACCAGCTGAATCGGCTCGGAATCCGCAAGGGACACATGCCAGGTTAACGTGTTGCCGTCTTGCTCGGCCGCATTATTAGCCCCGTATAGATCATAGGGAATCGTTAATTTGAAATCGGCGGAGAAGCTGCCCATCAGCAGCCGCACCAGGGACTTAGGGACATTTAAGCTGCCAAGGCCGTCAATAATCTCATCCGTGTAGGCATTCAGCTTAGGCTGGGCCACCACATCGTATTTGGTATACAGCCACCTGTCCGTCTGTCCCACCTTGGCCTCAACAATATCGAAGCCGCTGCTGCTGTTCTTCAGCTCCTCCATCGAAGCATACGATTTATGAAATTGATATTCCGTTGATTTGCCGCTTGCTGTCTTCTTCAGCTCTATGCCTGCGGCCGCCAGCCGGGTGGTTAGGAGCTCCTCCACCTTGCCGCTGACCAGCTTCTCAGCCCGGGCATCCAGCAATAGACTGAAGGCCAGATCCAGGGAGCCGTCCTTCTTCACGGTTACATGGGCCGTGCCTTGCGCGCACCCTGTAAGCAGCAGGACAAGCATAAGCATCATCAGTATTGCCTTAATTCGAGTCCCGTTCAACCTGCGTTTCTTCAACCGCTGTCCCTCCATCCGCTGACTGTTACTACTAGCTTAACTCAACCTTGAAGAAGCAAATCTGCACTTATGGAGTCAAGCTTATCACATGCCGGGGAGGTACAGAAAGCCCCCAGCCTGCGGATATCCGTAAGCTGGAGGCTTCCATGCGCATAATCCTGTTATTTTTTCAAATGATAAGGAACGGTAGTGATAATGACATTGCGCCGGTACAGCAGATGTGCGCGGATCAGCAGACTGGACTGGTTATGCAGAATGTTATGCCAGCCCTTCTTCGGTATGAATTGAGGGACAATGACGGTCACCTGATAATTCGACTCGCTGGCCTTGCGCTGAACCGTATCTATGAACTTGGTCAATGGATGAATGATGCTGCGGTAAGGCGAATACAGCGTCACTAACCGCACCTCCGGGTGGAATTTCTTCCACTTCTCTTCGAAAATAGCGTCATCCTCCCGCTCGAACGGGATGTGGACGGCGATAATCTGCTGCGCACTCAGCGACTTGGCATACCGCAAGGAATTCTCCACCACATGGGTAATCCCTGCTACCGGCAGGATGATGATATTCCCTTCAATCGCAAGCGGCGGCTCCCCGCAGGTGGCTACCCGCAATTGGTCGGCGACCGATTCATAATGCTTGTAGATGCGGTAGAAGAACAGGATAATCAGCGGCAGGAAGACCAGGACCGGCCAGACCTGCGTGAATTTGGTCAGGAAGAACATCATCGTGACAATGAAGCTGATCAGCGCCCCGATTGCATTGATGATCAGCTTAGGCAGCCAGCCCTCCGGCTTGTGCCGGAGCCATTTGACGATCATGCCTGTCTGCGACAGGGTGAACGGGATGAAGACCCCGACTGCATACAGCGGAATGAGATGCTCCGTCCGCCCCTCAAAGGCAATGATCAGGATGATCGACAAGATGCCCAGGCTGAGAATGCCGTTCGAGTACCCCAGCCGGTCTCCGCGCACGGTGAACATCCGGGGAATGAATTTATCCTTCGCCAGATTCACAGCCAGCAGCGGAAATGCGGAATATCCGGTGTTCGCCGCCAGAACCAGAATTAAGGCTGTCGTGCCCTGCACGACATAATACATGAAGTTGCGGCCAAAGACATGCTCGGCAATATCGGACACCACCGTGACCTGTTCACGCGGAGCAATGCCGTAATAATACGCCAGGAAGACGATGCCTGAGAATAACAGCGCGAGCAGAATTCCCATCGCCGCTAAGGTTTTGGCTGCATTATTCGGTGCCGGTGCCTTGAAATTGGGGATCGCATTCGATATGGCCTCCACCCCAGTCAGCGCCGAGCTGCCTGAGGAGAACGCCCGCAGCAGCAGGAACAGGCTGATTCCGGCCACCGGTGTTCCCAGTGAGGTGTGAAGCTCCGCCGGTACTCTTCCGGTCAGCACATTGAACAGGCCCAGCCCGATCATAATGAACATCGCCAGGACGAACAGATAAACCGGATACGCCAGGAAAGAGGCAGACTCGGTGACCCCACGCAGATTCAGGGTCGTGATCAGCAGGACGAAGATGATGGCAATCAGCACATTATAAGGATGCAGACCCGGAAAAGCTGAAGTAATCGCATCCGTTCCCGCAGAGACACTGACCGCTACGGTTAGTATATAATCGACGAGCAAGGAGCCCCCCGCAATCAGACCCGGATATTTACCCAGATTCTCCTTGGATACGACATAAGCCCCGCCGCCTTGGGGATAGGCAAAGATGATCTGCCTATAGGAGAGTATCAGGGCCAGGAGCAGCACCAGCACCCCGCCTGCAATCGGAATGGAATACCAGAATGCGGCTGTACTCACCGTGATCAGCACCAGCAGAATCTGCTCCGGGCCATAGGCCACAGAGGATAAGGCATCCGAGGACAGAATGGCTAGGGCCTTGGTTTTGTTAAGCTTCTGTTCCCCCAGCTGATCGGACTTCAGCGGCCGTCCGATCAGGAACCTTTTTACCGAAGACATCATTATCACTCACCGACTTTTTTTGTAGTTATATTACCCCTGGTGCACGAATAAAATCTGGACCTATAATTGGATACAGACACTATTTTTGCTGCCGTTCGATACTACATTAATTCTTTTATCACCATCTGTATATATGCAGATATCCTAGACAAACCCCAAACCATGAATAACAAATGATATTCGCCGAAAGACACAGCAAAAGGGACCAAGCAGGCTTTCCGCTTCGTCCCGTTTGCTTATTTCAGCTTTTTTTGCTATATTCAGCCATTTTCAGGAGGTCTCAGAGCCAGTCCTGTGTAAGCAGCGTCCGCAGCAGCTCCACCTCCTCCCTGCCGATCCGGGCCGTGATTTCGTCCTCAATAGTATGCTTGATCTCCAGCATACTCCGGCAAGCCGCTGTCCCCTTCGCAGTGAGCACGATAGGCTTGTCCCGGCTGTTCCCTTCCTTAGCAGCGGTACCCACGTAACCTTCGGCCAGCAGATTGTTAATCGTCTTCTGCGTGCCCTGGCGGGAAATGCTGATCAGCCTGCTGATCTCCGAGATGGACAGAACGCCGTGCTGCTCCAGCATCGCCAGAATATGCGTCTCCGTCTTATTCAGCGGCTCGCCGCTCATCTGGTTTACCTTGTCCCGCAGCATCTTATGCTTCTCGCTAATCATATCGACCAGATTCAACCCGCTCATATACTCCTTCATTTACAAGACCTCCATTAGAGAAATGCAGTTCCGCCTTACCGGGAATCTCTGTTGCCTTAATTGTCAACCAAGTTGACAATAATGCCTCCCACTGCTACTATAAGTGAAGTTTGATAAACTTACATTTAAGGGAGTTCGGAAACATGGGCAGCAACAAAAAAGAAGCTTTAATTTTCACCAGTATGATGTGTTTTTGCATGGTCGTCTTTATGTCTTTCTATAATGTAATTATTTCTAACGGATTCAACAGCAGGCTGTTCACGGATGTGGCTGTGGGCTTGCTCCCGGCACTTGCCGTTGCCCTGTTCTGCGATATTGTGGTGGTTGGCAGAATTGCCAAGGGGCTGGCCTTCAAAATAGTGAAGCCTTCCGCCTCCCAGATCCGCAAAGTGCTGACGATCTCGTGCTTCATGGTCTGCGGCATGGTCATTCTCATGTCTCTATACGGCACACTAGCACACTTCGGATTCGGGGACAACTTCTTTCGTCATTACTTCTCCATTCTGGGGCTTAATTTCATCTGCGCCCTGCCGCTCCAGCTGCTGGTGGCCGGTCCGCTGACCCGGTTCCTGTTCAGCCGGATGTTTCCGGTTCCTACGGCAGCACCGGGCGTCTAAGGCTGGCGTGGACCGGTGCCGCGTTCCCGCCATACCAAAAAGGGTGTTCAGCCAGCCATGATCTCATGGCTGTGCGGAACACCCTTGTCCGGGATTCATTCTATTGATTATTTATTCCATGAAAGACAGGTCTCGCCGGACTGATCTCTGTGCAGGGTTAGAGTGTCTTCAGCAGCAGAGTAGATGAGTTCAGTATACTCAGTAGCTGTATGATGAATAATAAGACCGAATTCTTCCGCTTCAATCCGTGTCATGAAGTCACTTAAGAACAGAGGAATCAAGGTGCCGGAGCAGGTAGCGGTCTGCGGCTTCGACGATGCCTCGGAATCCCGGATCATCGAACCCCATCTGACAACGGTTCATATTTGGCCGATCTGGTAAAGGTCAGCGACGAGGAGCTGCAGCTGATTACAAGCGAAGCGGACCGTGATGCCGCCCTTGATATGCTGCATGAATGGGGTGCCGGAGCAGTAGCCGTTACTCTGGGCAGAGACGGCACCCTGATCTCCTCCCTGGACTCACGGTTGCTGATTCCGAGCATCACCGTGAAGTCCATCGATTCCACCGGTGCCGGCGATGCCTTCATCGGTGCGCTGCTCTGCCGGATCAGCCAACTGGCCCATCCGGCAGACTTCACCCGCAGCGCGGAGCTGCAGCAAGAATTCGTCACCTTCGCCAACCGGGTGGGGGCGATGGTCTGCACCAAGGTCGGGGCGATTGCCGCGCTGCCGACACTGGACGAGGTCCAGGAGTTTGCAGGGTAAGCTGCGGAGTTGCTGCTAAACCAATCTTTACCTGCTGTTTTCATCACAGACAGGGGAGCATGGCACGTAATATGATAAGCACATTATCATATGGTTGAAGGAGCAGCTTTTGCATGACGATGAAACAAGAATTCGATAATCTCATGGCGTTTGCCAAGGATTTAATCAATGAGAATCTCGGCTTTTATTATGATATCAATTATGGTTATTTCCAGCCCGAGACCCACCCGATTGTGGACTTCATCCGGCTCATCGGCAGACGTATTCAGAGCCAGCTCATGCTGATGCCCGCGCTCTACGGGGAGGTCGACCAGATGGAGCGGATGTTCTCGGACAACCTGTTCTTTGATGAATGGGCCGAGGTGACGCTGGATGGACGGAGCTTCCACTTCCTGATGCGGCAGATTGACAACAGCAGCAGAATCATCAACCTGGCACGTGACCTGGTCTTCCCCTCCCCCTGGATTCCCCGCAAGCTGCGCGACAGTCTGATCCGCATCGGTGAAGGTACCCTGAACGGAAGCTGGCGGCAGGATAAGGATCATCAGGTTACCCTCTGGCTCCCTCTTGGCATCTCCTTCGTGGAAGGCTCAGGGCATCATTCCATAACAGCGGGGATCGCCAAGGGCGAAGGGGAGCTCTACCCCACCTCAGTGTATGACATCAGCCTCATCTACGATCACGTGTATACCGACGGCAGGTATTACTACAGAACGCATGACCATTCGATTATCTCCGAGGTTCATTTCGTGGAATGCGCCGCCATCTTTGAGATCGGCCGGATCATGGCAGCGCAGAAGATTATTTTCTGAAGGACGACATCCGTTTCAGCAAGTGCAGCTCAAACAAATCACCCTGACGGGTGAACGATGTTAAATGCCTTATGCCGCTCTTAAGAGGCTCTTCACTATTCTCCCTCCGGCCGCTTTTAAGGAGCAGTAATGTTGCTCTTTTTGTAAGCGTGTTGATTTCCCAAAAAAAGGGACAAAAAAGGCCGCCATTTCGGGTAATGGTAAGTACGACCAAACCAAACCGAAATGAGGCGACCTCATGAATAATAATACCCCATTCTTAGCCGTATTCAAACAAGTATTAACTCCAGAAGAAGTTGAAATGGTGACCGGGCAAACCGAGGACTACGAGGATACCGGAACCAAAATGACCGTTGGTGTGTTGTTCGATTACTTTATCCAAGCCTGCTACCACCAATGGGATGGCTTTCGTCAAAGTGCCCGCGTGGGCTCGAACTTCGATTTGCCTAAGGTTCATTACTCCACTCTTTCGGGCAAAGCCGGTGAAGTTCCTTACGATATCTTCAAACGTTTGTTTCAACTGCTTGTCCAGAAATGTAACCGGCAAACCCGTCGGCACCTAAATCTGCCTAAAGATCTTCTACTGATTGACTCTACGACGGTTACGGCGGCAAACTCCCGCATGTCTTGGGCTCCGTATAAAAAATTCAGAGGAGGCATCAAGCTGCATGTCGCTCTTTCGCATGGACAGCATTCACCCATGAAGGTGGTCGAATCGATTGCCCGGCGCAATGACGCTCCATTTGGAGAAGTCTTGGCCCATAAGGACTACATTTTAGTTCAGGATCGGGCGTATGGAAAAATCGGTCGATTGGATCAATATGTGCAGCAAGGTCAGTCCTTTGTGGTTCGTCTGAAAGACAATCTCCATTTGGTGATGCCGCGAAAGCTTCAACGACCGGCGGAGGGAGACACCAAAATTGTACGCGATATCACCTGTTATATTGGTCAAGGCAAACACCAATCCGCCCACCGCCACCGCGTCGTTGAATTTGAAAATGACCGGGGTGAAGTGGTACGAATTGTGACCGATTTGAGAAAAGAGTCCGCTCATGTGATTGCTGAAATTTACAAAGCACGCTGGGAGATTGAAGTCTTTTTCCGCTGGGTGAAACAGCATCTGAATGTCCCTTGTCTATTTGGAACCACCGAAAATGCAGTATATAGCCAATTGTTTGTGGCCCTTACCGCGTATGTGCTTCTGAAATACATTTTTGATGAAATTCATCCGAAGGTACCGGTCTTCGCTGAGCTGACTCTTTGGGAATTTATGCAGCACTGGCGTATATTTAATCTTCCGCTGGAGTGGCAGGCTCAGTTTAATCTGCTCAGGCGTAAAGAACATTTAGGTGTTTTTGTCATCCCATAATATGGGTAATCAACACGCCTGCTCTTTTTGCAGGATTCCTCTATACCTTTTACGGGTTGAAGTACATTGTTGCATGATTTGCACAAATTTCGGTGTTTAGAGCAAGTTAGCGCTGAATTTGTTGCATTTCGTGCAGGATTTCAGCATTGACCGCTTCTTTGGGGCAGTATTGTTGCATTTTTGGCAGGATTCCTCTTAAAATGTTACTGCCTATGATGCATGGGGCCCTTCCCTCCGCGCAGCGGCACCCATTGTATTCAGTTTTTCTGTGAAAATACGTCTCTTGCGATAAACGCACGGCCTACGTGGCGCTCCCGGTCCCATTGTGTTCGGTTTTAAGCATACCCTCAGCCTTCAGTCACATTCAGCATCAAAGTCATTCTACGAATCATTCAAAGAACTCTTATCCACAAATTTACACACCCTTTTCCACAGCAGAAGGAAGCTATAGTTTCCTATACAAGCACAAAAGCCGCGAACCCGCCCAAATCGGACGGTTCACGGCTTATTCAAGTAGTAGCTCTCTGTACGAGCTGGAATTCAAGCTGCTGCTGCCTGGCTTCTGTTCCCCCCAGCTTGCCGAGAATCAGATAGAGCGCATTCTGGGCCTGTGCGGCAATCGGATTATCAATCGAGGTGATTCCCAGCGTATGGGCCAGCTCCGTATTGTCGAATCCAACAATCGCCAGCTCCTCCGGCACCTTCACCTTAAGCCTGCGGGCCTCGCTCAGTATCCCTGCCGCTACCATATCATTGGCGCAGAGGATGGCATTCGGAGGCCCGCCAGGAATCAGCAGCAGCCTGCGGATCAGCTCCTCACCCTGCCGGATGGAGTGGATGCCCGTCTGTGACCAGTCCGGGTTAACCGTCAGAGCGTGTGTGCGGGCTGCATCCTGATACGCCTGTATCCGCCCGGAGGTATTCATACTGGTCGGCCTGCCCCAGGCATTGGCAATCCGCGTATACCCCCGTCCGATCACATGCTCAAGCCCCAGCATGTACCCGTCATATTGATTCATGGCGACACTCTGAATCTCCGGAAGCTCCATCCGCTGCCAGGACACAATTGGCCCGTATTTGCAATAGGAGCCAAGGAGCGCCTGATCGTTGACGCAGGTGCTGATCACCAGCGCATCGACTCTTTTGCGCCGCATATCCTCGAAGGCTTGCAGCTCTTTGGCCGGATCGCCCCCTGAGGTATAGATGATCGTCTGATATCCGTGCCGGCTCGCAGTCTCCACGAAGCTGTTCAGAAAAGGCAGCATCACCTCGTTGATCCCCTCCGTCACCATCCCGATCTGCATCGTCTGTCCTCT is part of the Paenibacillus sp. FSL M7-0420 genome and harbors:
- a CDS encoding GNAT family N-acetyltransferase, whose translation is MTIVELHKITPELEHECTQLSVSTEQLDLVASNADSLVHAVNEPTSIPYGIFAEGRMVGFILFDNERYTDGYYWILRFMIDGRYQGQGYGKSAIKEVIKMLSSREDCKQIRVSHIPHNLTANKLYKDVGFTETGEFEDNGDIILGYSM
- a CDS encoding GNAT family N-acetyltransferase; translation: MKPIVIQPVNAQNWEEALEISVCKEHRHFVPSVMESLAYAYIKPWDEALDPYILSIDGEIIGFFYLSFTPGSSDNYWIGGFQIDHRHQRKGYGKQAMIEIIKFIKEVHPKCSLISLTVEQENSVAQKLYEGLGFTSEQRLNQDGEIIYTIQLD
- a CDS encoding extracellular solute-binding protein, translated to MFNRLTGRKKALAGCFILFLSFIMLSACSGDKSGRSDSAGVPAPISILAPLHFPQTPSAELIAEIERLTGTQLDITWVPEGVYTDKMNTALTTGSLGKVTFVKFTDYNPVKNMIRSGAFWEIGPYLAEFPNLSQLNAAILKQTSVDGGIYGLYTERPASRQGIIIRKDWLDKLHLSPPGTLEELYEVMKQFTINDPDGNGKADTLGLVDRNDLVYGVFKTLSSYFGTPNNWKIEDGQFIPEFATPEYMDTMNFMRKLYKEGIINQDFALTSKEVQRDKFIRGTAGIFIGSMTDVQRLSIEAKAINPKAELTLINRIKGPDGYKVWSIPKYNGLYLFSRKAIATEQELKQVLGFFDRTMDEDVANLMAYGFEGRHYKLDVYGKVILPEETSQLRVYEVNPLNSLMIADVGNTHIKEVAQKEQLTALADQLSRDNEQFLVDDPTVSLTSPTYDEKNAELSAIIVDATYNYILGNIDAAGFAGEVEKWKTSGGSLIIQEYGEAGGRVRGLEE
- a CDS encoding AraC family transcriptional regulator, coding for MKHLSFLSKLTMFAFAISILPVLFIGSFSYFTSSSEIQKNVNESKKELILQITSNVEHKLNTVNQTLNQVVNSSVLKKALNNPLSENDFILYNDIRNEIRNMQSFDTKLEDVILLNQRQNWMIKNSGLYRLNEYRNYEQLTNLLNVEGSSSWVLNPSSLFYSEESINVTGCNYSISLIKKLPVTKLQKYGLALANIPACSLQDFINPDMQPLDSIMVLDKSGRILLHSDRKLIGEPAAAAGFTGFEQIAAATEPSGQFKTKLNEADYSITYMRSQLNGWIYLSATSIKSLTRESGKIGTYTVFVCTFMLLLSVLLAWLGSRRMYTPIERLLTQIGLRRPGLRAGRTDEFQLIGEQVHSLFQSKSQLEKEVSQHLGQVRTFFLIQAFGGNLRRRELMEELEQYGYGKQVEEWKTMAVITLSIDFSEENSYEKKDLNLLLFAAHNMTQELVSAQHRLTPVMMGHALAVLIGSPDEDTEAFHRMLYALTEKLQQEINGVLKLQVSIGLSLPFHSFDKMSIAYRESLEALKHRITLGKGIIIQYENINSGKHYLNLNYPTHTENDLMDAIKLADSDKAKELLHKLFKCIFALGLSPQEYQIPLTRLLNNTLIMMQESGITLNQIYHAGGSLFEELTDLHIVAEIEDWFWTIVIQPVIVIFHSRQNAQYHNISEKLIDIVQHEYDQDLTLEECASRLHYNANYISSVFRKETQYYFSDYLTMYRFKMAKKWLEETDMPVKDIASRLRYNNSQNFIRSFRKQEGMTPGQYRDSFHTKLRAVPDDE